ATGTTCACTTGGTCCACCAGAGGCCCGACCCCAAACACATATACATCTAAGGAaggaaaaggcagagtaagggtcCAGGCCCTGAGAAAGCATGATGCTAGGTCTTTGGCAGGTCACTCACCCAAATAATCCTCCCTTGGGTTTTTGCGATCCCTGCCAATGTCCAACAAGTCCCGGATCTCACCAATAATAGTGACTGGATCCCCACCCATGTTGTACAAGCCTGCAGAGAAGACAAGGACCATGTGGGCAGGAGAGGAAAAGAATCTAAAAACATTAATTGGGGAAGGCAGTGACAACACACATGGCTGAGTAGCAGGTTGGAGATGGGATGGAGGTGACAGATCATAGAAGGCCTTGGGGAGAAGGATCCCACCTTTAAAAGGGTCATTGGAAAACTCAACAGCCAGCTATGAGCAGTGTTCAGGACCCCAACTCAAGTGTTACATGTAGATTTGAGGGTGGGGAGTCTGGGTAGGAAAAAGATCCCTTCTGACCATCAGTCATCAGGATGATGACGTGGCGGGTACGGTTCCAGCCTTCAGGGGGGACATCTcctgcccagttcatcatgttgTACACTGCCTGGAGGGCCCTCTTGGTATTAGTCCCTGTCTTCAATTTGTGGTCTGTAGAAAGGGAAAAGGTCATCACCTCACCTGGTCTTCCAAGCCATCCTTGAGCCTATCACAATTGAGATCCCACATCCTTCATCTTTGTGGATTGTCATCCCTCTGACATCCATTTGACCACAAAATTGCCCTATCAGCACCCAATATGTCCCCACTAACCCCCATTACCCAGTAACACTGCCATCCATCTTTAACTACAATGTATGGTACCCGCCCCTGCCCCCTCTACCCCTTCCCCCACAATATCTCTGAGGCTTCTGACTTCTCTGACCCCCCAGTTAACCTGAGAGCTTCCCTTTCTTAACTTCTGACCTTCGTAACTGATTTGGTTGAGTTTCTCTGTGACCCAGTCTGCATCGCTGCTCTTTTGATCAGACACTCTGATCACAACTTTGGGTTCTGTGGCATATGTCACTAGAGCATATCTTGGCCTCACCCCATAACTTGCTATCTGTGAATGAGAAGAGTAAGAGGTCATGGCATTGAAAGTACAATATTATAGTTAGAAAAATTCAGCACCTTTTTTGGGACAGAAAGACCACAGTAAGAAGCTCAGGCTGAAGTTCATGGAGGAAGCTGTGTCAAGCATTAAATTACCACTTCACCTTAAAAGGAAAGGACAGAATAGGACCTggagattttactgagatgctgtGGTTCAGAGAAACAGGGAGCACAAAGGAACTTAGTCCTGGAAGGGCAGCAAGGTCCAGTCAGGATCCCCACATTCAAGGGGAAGGGAATTCCACCTTCTCAATTAAGTTGGCGAGACACCTCTTAGCCCCTGTGAAGTTGCCTGTCCCAATGCTGTCAGATCCATCCAGCACCAGGTAGATGTTCATGGAGCCTGAGGGATCCAGGACAATCTTCCGCTTTTGTTGTTCCCCTGGATGCCAGCAGAGAGACTCAGGTTTCAGGATGCATGTTTCTCCTGCAACTCCCCCAATtccctgctcttcctcccaactctgctcAAACCTGGGCTGTGCCCATCCTCAGCATCAACTCCTTCTATGGTCTCTGTCAGGGAAGACAGGAAGGCTTCGGCCACCTCTTGAGGGGTGTCATACATGAAGGTGTCTGGGAAAGGTCAGAAATCAGGTCAAATAGCTGAAGGGTCAAGGACAGTGACCCGAAAGACAGGATGATGCATTTCTAGGATGGGAAGGGCTTGGAAGTGAGAAAGCTCTACAGAGTTTGGAAGAAGTGAGGAGAAGCTGGGTTGAAGAGAGAAGGAGACAGTGCCTTGCTGTGGGAACATTAGGACTGGAGAGTAGGATCTGACCTGGGAGCCCAAGTCAAGACTCACCTTGGCAGGAAGGCTCTGTTCCACTCCAAGATCCACCTTCCTGGCATTTTCGCTGTTGGGAGCCACGCAGGGTAAGCCCCCGGCTGCAGTGGTAAGTGACTGTGTCTTCAAGGCGGTACTGGCTTCCCACCTTCCTCGTGCCAATGGGAATGCCCGGGTTTGGGCAGTACCCCGCTGCAGAGGCCGAGAGGGCAGGTCAGAGAACAGTTGTGATGCCTGTTCCTTGGGGATGGATGTGTAAGGGAGAGAGTGTGGTCGACAGGAGCAGGCAGGCTTCTCACCTCCATCATCGCAGATTGCTGTTTGCCCATCCCACCGGCCATTTACTTGGCAGGTGCGATTGGCAGAGCCCCGGAGAATGTATCCATGGTAGCATTGGAAAGAGATCTCATCGCTCACATTGTAATAAGAAGACCTGGGCCAGTAGTACCCATTCTCAAATTCCTGAGGTCTTGGGCAGTAAATCGCTTTGGGGAGGAGGACAAGTAAAAGTCATCAAGATAGAAGGGCTATCTTCAGGGTATCCCTCTTGCTCTCAGAGACCTTGTCACTGAGAAACAGCAAGTCCCTGGTCTGCTGGTCTGCTCCCCATTCCTGAGCATTCTCTTCACTGCCACAGCTGCCAGATACAGGGCAAATGCTTAGTGAAGGTGAGCCCCCCTGCCTCCCAGATTTTTACCTGCACCCCTAGGGCTGCCCCTTACCCTGTTTAGCCAAACCTGTTGGGCTGCTGGCCTCAACACAGCTCTAATCTCACCCAAGGGCTGCTGACCTTGGCTACCACCTGGCCCATCATCCCCTGTCTCAGCACATCCCTGTTCTCACTGCCTCTAACCTCTGCACTCTGCTTTCTTGACAATCTTTTGGTCTCGAGTCTTTAGGGAACTCCAGGACCCTGTAGATCTGCAGGTGCGTGTCTGGACAGGGTATGGGTAGAAGCCAGAGGGACATATGTACTCCAGGGTCTTGCCCTCTTGGAGAAGTTGGAAGGAGCCACCTTTGATCTCTACCCCCTCCAGAGAGCAGGAGCCTTGGGGCTGGGCCAGCAATGGAATTATGTTCACACCTGAAAAGAAATACTGGTGAAGCTTGGCCCTACAAAGTCAAGGAAGAATGctgggggcagcaggagggtgggGGTGACCCTTTCTTACCTCCGGGCAAGAGGCCCAAGACCAAAGATATCAGACAGAGGTGGGGGCTGAGATGGCACCCCATGGTGATAGAAGGCAGGAGAGAAGCAGGCGAGCTGGGGTCAGGAGGGCTTCTCCAGGTTCCTTCTGTGTGCCTGCTTGGCTCAGTGTCCAAGCTGAAACTCTAGACCTAAGTCTAGTGGCACTCCCTTCCCCACCAACCCCCAGCCTTTTATGCAATCGGTTCTGGCACCTGCAGCTTGTCCGGCCTTCCCTATACACATCACTTTCCGGGAATGTTCAAGCAGGAGGGCCCCACTGAGCTGCCAGTTGAAGAAACAGAAACTACACAAGCCCCACCCTTTGCTGCCCaaggtctgggactctcccctttGACACTTCATGTCAGCTTCCAGGTTCTCCCCAACAATCCCAGACCACCCTAGCTAGAGACCAGAAATAGTCCCCCAGCTGGTTCCCCTGTTGACTGTGCTATAGGGCAGAGTCCAGCTGCTGTTTGTCCAGCAGGGTCTCTGACCTTCCTGGAATCATTCTGCCCTCCCCATCCCCCAGGCAGAGGTACAGACAGATGTGGAAATCatcaatttttattaatttcataACTGGGAAATTTCATGTGAAAGTGAAAGGAACACGTTATGTTTACCAGGGGGAGGGATTTGAGCAGGAGCAGGAGGGGAGGGTGCAGCGGGCAGACACACTGGCCAGCATCCCTGGGGACCTTCCTGCTTGTGCTTGCTGTGTCTGGGCTCCTGAATTCACACAGCTAGAATTGAGGATGGGCCACAGGGTCTGAGGGTAGGTGTTCAGAGGTAGGAGATAGGAGAGAAGGCAGATCCTTGCAGGATAGCCAAGGGATTGGTGGCCATGATTAGAGGGGCAAGAAATTCAGAACACCCTCCAGATGCTGCCTCAGCC
This region of Callospermophilus lateralis isolate mCalLat2 chromosome 6, mCalLat2.hap1, whole genome shotgun sequence genomic DNA includes:
- the Cfb gene encoding complement factor B, which translates into the protein MGCHLSPHLCLISLVLGLLPGGVNIIPLLAQPQGSCSLEGVEIKGGSFQLLQEGKTLEYICPSGFYPYPVQTRTCRSTGSWSSLKTRDQKIVKKAECRAIYCPRPQEFENGYYWPRSSYYNVSDEISFQCYHGYILRGSANRTCQVNGRWDGQTAICDDGAGYCPNPGIPIGTRKVGSQYRLEDTVTYHCSRGLTLRGSQQRKCQEGGSWSGTEPSCQDTFMYDTPQEVAEAFLSSLTETIEGVDAEDGHSPGEQQKRKIVLDPSGSMNIYLVLDGSDSIGTGNFTGAKRCLANLIEKIASYGVRPRYALVTYATEPKVVIRVSDQKSSDADWVTEKLNQISYEDHKLKTGTNTKRALQAVYNMMNWAGDVPPEGWNRTRHVIILMTDGLYNMGGDPVTIIGEIRDLLDIGRDRKNPREDYLDVYVFGVGPLVDQVNINALASKKDNEQHVFKVKDMENLEDVFYQMIDETQTLGLCGMVWEHRKGTDYHKQPWHAKISVTRPLKGHENCMGAVVSEYFVLTAAHCFTVDDQKHSIKVSVGGKRQDLEIEEVLFHPNYNINGKKEKGISEFYDYDIALIKLKNKLKYSQTLRPICLPCTEGTTRALRLPQTATCKQHKEELLPIKDVKAMFVSEEEKKLTRKEVYIKNGDKKASCERDAQYAPGYDKVKDISEVVTPRFLCTGGVYPYADPNTCKGDSGGPLIIHKKSRFIQVGVISWGVVDVCKDHRLQQQVPAHARDFHVNLFQVLPWLKEKLKDEDLGFL